AGGCTAACAATCCCAAAGCAGTGAGCGGTCGAGTGAGTCGAGGTTGGGGCGTTTTGGCCTGAAACTGGGGATTGGGAATCAAGACAAAAAACGGCTTACCCTCAAATCCTTCTTGAAACACAATCAAAAAGCGATCGCCAAATTGAGCCTCTATCTTCTCCCGCACCGTCTGATAGGCCTCCTCGGAACGGGTACGCAATTGACCCCGACAAATCACCACCTGTCCCTTACACTCCGTCTCATGGAGCGCATAGGCAGACCAAGGAAAACATTGTTGTAATTGTCGCTGTTCTTCCACACTCAAGGGAGTCGGCATAGAAGGATTAGATTCCTCTTCAGACTGAGATTCAGCCTGATTTTTCGCCGCAGTGCGTCCCGACTGAATCAGATATAAATACAACAGAGAAGAGACAACAAACAAGGCAACCATCACCCCCAAAGGTGGCGGGTTCTCCTCACCCTGTACCCATATCCATAGCGTCCAGGACAAGGCCGGAGTCATCATCACCAACCACAAAATCCACACTGGGGTGTTTGTGCTGCTGGCCACACCACGCTGCACAATGAAATATGTGATTAGTCCAAGCAACAGTAGAAATAACAAAGTCATGGCATCTTCATATCGTGGAAATCCCAAGGATAGGAACCTATCTCCCAAACAACCCAAAGTTATTTTGGAAAACCGATTCGCCTTTCCTCCCAATCGAGAGACCTTGGGAGCAACCTCCTATTTTATTGTAGGCAATTCAGGCAATATCCTCATTGACTGTCCCGCTTGGAATCAGACCAACCAAGACTTCTTACGACACCATGGAGGCGTACAGTTCCTCTTTTTGACCCATCGGGGGGCGATCGCCAAAGTTCGTGAAATTCAACAAACCTTTAACTGCCAAATCATCATCCAAGAGCAAGAGGCCTATCTCTTACCCAAATTGAGTGTAACCCCATTCCAGTACCAATTCACCTTTTCTGACCTACAAATCCAAGCCTTGTGGACTCCCGGCCATTCTCCCGGATCGTCATGTCTCTACGATCCCTCTTTAGGGGGAATCTTGTTTACCGGTCGTCATCTGCTCCCCAACAGTCAAGGCCATCCCACCCCCCTACGCACGAGCAAAACCTTCCACTGGAAGCGACAACTGGCCAGCGTCCAACAGGTGTTAGAGACCTTTAAGGACAAACCCTTAGAATATCTCTGTCCTGGAGCCAATACCGGCCTACTGCGCGGTCAAGGAGTCATTCAGCAAGCCTATCATCACCTGAAGCAACTGGACTTAGAGACCTCATTATAAAATTGATACAGCGCTTGGCGCTGTATTCTGATGTTCAAAATACGGTTACACTGAATCAAACGTCCAAGGAGACTGCGGATGGCAAGTACAACATTAGCTCCCATACAAGAGCAAGTTTCCCCAGAAAATCGCATCATTTTACGCAATGTAAGCTGGTCAACCTATCAGGCACTGATGACAGATGTGGGCGAGGATCGGGGGTGGAGAATTGCTTATCAGGAAGGAGTGTTAGAACTGAGGATGCCATTACAACAGCATGAAGTCCCTAATCGACTAATAGCCCGTTTTATTCATTCTATTGCCGATGAATTAGAAATTGAGGTGATGGATGTCGGTTCACTGCTACTAGAACGAGAAGATTTAAGTCGTGCTATTGAACCTGATACGTGCTTTTATATTCAGAACGAAGCTTTAGTTAGAAATAAAATCATTCAACTGCCTAACGATCCCCCTCCAGATTTGGCAATTGAGTCAGATTACACTCGCTCATCTCTGAATAAATTTACGATTTATGCGGCATTGGGAGTGCCGGAACTGTGGAGATATACCAAGGAAACCCTACAAGTTTATCAACTCATTGAGGGAGAATATAAACGGTCAGATAAAAGTCTAGCTTTCCCCTTTTTACCTTTGGATGAAATACCCGGTTTTATTGAGCAGAGTAAAGAAGTTGGCCAGCGTTTGGCGGTGCGATCGTTTCGGGAGAGAATTCGAGAAATTTTAGAGAGTCAGTCAACATAAGGTTTAGATCGAATGTTTTTCGGGAGTAGGGGGCGATCGCAGTCAAGCCAGAGTATGATACAATAAGTGATACTCACATATCAGGGAAAATATGGGTATCCGACAACAGGCAGAAGAAGCCAGGAAAAAAGCCTACCAGAAAGTGATCGCGACTAAACTCCTCGATGGGATCGATCAGCTTTTTAACCGAGCATCTTCTAAGCGACGGTGGATTTGGGAACTGCTCCAAAATGCCAAAGACGTAGCCAATGAGCAAGTTAAGGTGGAAATCATCTTGACTCCGGAGTATGTAGAGTTTCGACACAATGGTAATCCCTTTTCTATTGAAAATATTACTTACTTAATTGAACAGGTTTCTAGCAAAGAGCGCAAACGGGAAGAACATCAAACGCCTAAAACTACAGGAAAATTTGGCACAGGCTTCATGACGACTCACTTGCTCTCCCGCAAGGTGGAAATTAGTGGAGTGTTGCAAAATCAGGACGATCAAACCTTGATTTACAAGCCATTTAAGATTCTTCTCGATCGCAGTGCAACCGACTTAGACGACATGATCCAAAACGTAGATGATGCGTTTGCGCTCTTTGAAGATATCGATAGCGATCGCTCCTATCCTCCCATCGACAACTATCAACCCAATCAAACCTGTGATACCTGCTTTCGCTATGTATTAGATGAAGCTGGCTTTAAGGTGGCTCAAGTCGGTATTCAGGACTTGCATCATGTGATCGCCTATGCACTGGCTTTTATCCCTACCATTACCTCCGTCACCCTATGCGATCGAACGCAAGATATCACCTACAGCTACACCACCCTAGAGCGCCATCAAATCCATAACCTATCAATCGTCACCATTGTGCAACAAAAGGGGGATTCAGAACAACACCAACAAACCATTGCTTGCTTATCCAATTCTCAGCAAACCCTTACCCTTGCAATTGCAGTTGAACCACGAGAAAATTATCTCTATTCCATCCAAGAAATTGCCGACGAAATCCCAACCCTCTTCTGTGAATTTCCCCTCATTGGTTCCGAAACTTTTCCCTATCCCGTCGTCATCAATAGTCCCTTATTCAATCCCACCGAACCCAGAGACAGCATCTTACTCAATCCTGATAATCCCATCAAAACCCCTCAGAATAAAGAAATTCTAGAAGAAGCCAACTTACTTTACGCTGAATTACTCCATTTAGTCGCCTCAAATTGGCATCAAGTTCACCTATTAGCAAAACTCAAAGAGGGTGCTAAACTGCCAGAAAATATTGACCAACAATGGTACAACAGGCAAATTCTAGATAACTTAGTCGTTCAACTGAGTAATACCACCTTAGTCGATACGGTTTCCGGAGGAAGAATTCTCCTTAAAGAAGCGCTCATTCCCAGTTACAAAAACCGATCCAAAGTCCAACAGTTTGCTCAGTTAGCCTCTGAGTTTTATCCTGAATACTTACCCCAAGCCAATCATATTTTAGATTGGCACGACATTCTCAAATCAGTCTTAGGTCAAAAATTACCAGAGGATATCAAATATACGTTTGAGAACTTGTTAGAAGATATCCATCGGCTCAAAACCGTTGATGCACTCGCCGAACATCTGGATCGCACTATTGAACAAACACTGCAATGGCTGAATTCTGTACTTCACTTTGTTCGAGATCACCATGATAAATTCCTGAAAAAATACTGTCTTCTCCCGAATCAAAAAGGCGTGTTAATCAATAATGAAGGGTGCTACATTGACGATCGCATTCCAGAAGAACTGAAAGATGTGATGGAAATGCTGAGTTTACCCTGTAGAGAAATTCTCTTAGATCGGAGAATTACAGGGTGTGAGAATCACATTGATCAGAAGGCAGTTAAAAATATTTCAGATGAAATGAATGCCTGTATTAAAGTTGCCAAAAACAAAGAAGATACTTCAGAGTATTGGAATTTGAGTCGCCCCATCTATCATTTAATTAGCTATTTCCCTACCTCCGAGCCTCAAACTTCTACAAAACATCAGATTTGGGAATTTGCCCATGATTTTTATCCGGGAGAAATTCCCGATAAAAAATACTTAGAAAATATGGTTTCTTTTTCCTGGACTCTCATTCATGAATGGATTTTCAGCTCTATTGCTGCTGACATTGAAAACCAAGAAACGCTTGATAGTTTAGTGAAATATTTTGACTGGGAGCAAGATCGGGTAATTGCATGGCTAGATCGATTTTGCTGTTTTCTTTATCAACAAGATCAATCAATCTTTGAAGAGCATTACCTTTTGCCTAATCAATGCGGTAAATTGATGCAGAAGGACGATCTCAAGAAAGATGAGAATATCCCAGAAGAGTTAAAAGAAGCCCTAGAAATGCTCACGTCCGACTATTGGAATGATTTTCTGTTGGATAAACGATTCATTAATGCTGAAACTCTATTCCATAAGCAAGAAGAGATCAAAACGATTAAAGATATTGCTAGAGAGATTGACGAAGCGCTAGAAAGTTGGGAGAGAGAAGATAAAGTTGGAGATCCTAAGTTTACTCGAATAATCACGAAATTACTTGAATGGTCTAATCATTACCCAGATCCGTATATTGAAGATATATTTCGCTATTTTTATAAAAACAGAGCCAATCTATTACTGAAAACTGTGAATGATCCAGAAGTCAGTACCGGTATCTTTAAGATTCTCAATCACCAGGATAAGCTTTCGGCTTTAAGTCGCTTGGCAGAAAATCCAGAGGTTTCTGAGCAAGATCTAGAGTATTTTGCCCAGAATTCGCAACAGTTCAAAGCATTTCAAGTTTTCAGAGAGGAGATGAGTGGGACTGAGTTTGAGAGCTTTAATCGTTTAGTAAAAGAGGTCACGTTAGAGGAAGTGACTGAGTTAATTGAAAGTAAGGAAAAATTATCGGTAGTCAATCTCTTACAAGATGCGGCGGAAATGGGCAATGATTCTAGCTTAGTGTTTGCCTTGCATGAATTGGGGATTTATGAGGCTGTCGTCAATCTCTTTGCTCCACCGAAAAAGGTGCAATCTTCAGACCCATTCAGTTTTATTCAGATTCAAGATGTATCCCCAGTCAGTATCAGTTACTATAAACAAAATCTTGCTGAAATTGGTTGGGAAGGGGAAGAATTTTTATATCATCGGTTGGTAGAAAAATTTGGTGAAGATCGTGTCCATTGGCTCAACCAACAGGGAGAACAACGCCAACCCTATGATTTTGTAATTCTGGATGAACAGGGTGCAGAATCTTTGTATATTGACGCAAAAACAACAGTTACAGATGAATCTCAGTGCGATCGCATCCCATTGTACGTCAGTCGCGCCGAGTGGCACTGTTCCGAACGCACAGACCACTATTATTTGGCTCGTATATTTGGTCTTCGCACTGCCCACCCGAAAATCAAGTTTCTTCAAGTGGTCAGATTGCTACAATAAAAGTCTATGTTTATCGAAAGCATCCAAGACCCCTTCAGATTGAGCAAGGGAAGATCAGTCATTGCGAACGGAACGCAGTGCAGTGAAGCAATCGCGATCATACCGTATTTCCCCTATTGCTTGCTGGGGAAGGGATTGCTTGAGAAACTGGGTTTCTCCCTGAAACTTGGGATAAAATGAAAACTATCCCACCTTGATAAAATTAAACTGATTCATCCCAAAAAGAAAGAAACAATGCCCATCATTAAAATTCCCAAGCAGTATTTAATCGACCAGAATGAAGATTTTATTACGATAGATGTACCTGCTTCAGTTGTATCACTGTGGCAACGCGATTATGCCAAAGTTGCCAAAGCAAAGGGATTGCTAAAAGATAAGCGGGACAAGATGCTCACCCATCTCGAAAGAATACGTCAGGAGTGGGATCGATGAAGTATCTCTACGACACCAACATCTTTATTGACTACCTGGGTGAAGAGCCAGCAGTATTGCCGATTTTCTCAGAAGCATTTCTCAGCCAACATGAGGTTATAATTGCCTCCATTGTGCGAATTGAGTTGCTGAGTTTCCCAGAGTTATCCAACGAAGAAGAAACGGTAATTGCGGATTTATTGATGCAGTTTGAACAAGTGCCTTTATTGCCCGAAATCGAGGATCGCACCATTCAATTACGGCGACATCAACGCCTAAAGCTTCCCGATGCTCTGATTGCTGCAACTGCATTACACTGCTCTGCTTGTGTAATGACTAGAAATGTGGATGATTTCAAGCGAGTGCCTGAGTTAACATTGTGCAAT
This is a stretch of genomic DNA from Roseofilum capinflatum BLCC-M114. It encodes these proteins:
- a CDS encoding sacsin N-terminal ATP-binding-like domain-containing protein; translation: MGIRQQAEEARKKAYQKVIATKLLDGIDQLFNRASSKRRWIWELLQNAKDVANEQVKVEIILTPEYVEFRHNGNPFSIENITYLIEQVSSKERKREEHQTPKTTGKFGTGFMTTHLLSRKVEISGVLQNQDDQTLIYKPFKILLDRSATDLDDMIQNVDDAFALFEDIDSDRSYPPIDNYQPNQTCDTCFRYVLDEAGFKVAQVGIQDLHHVIAYALAFIPTITSVTLCDRTQDITYSYTTLERHQIHNLSIVTIVQQKGDSEQHQQTIACLSNSQQTLTLAIAVEPRENYLYSIQEIADEIPTLFCEFPLIGSETFPYPVVINSPLFNPTEPRDSILLNPDNPIKTPQNKEILEEANLLYAELLHLVASNWHQVHLLAKLKEGAKLPENIDQQWYNRQILDNLVVQLSNTTLVDTVSGGRILLKEALIPSYKNRSKVQQFAQLASEFYPEYLPQANHILDWHDILKSVLGQKLPEDIKYTFENLLEDIHRLKTVDALAEHLDRTIEQTLQWLNSVLHFVRDHHDKFLKKYCLLPNQKGVLINNEGCYIDDRIPEELKDVMEMLSLPCREILLDRRITGCENHIDQKAVKNISDEMNACIKVAKNKEDTSEYWNLSRPIYHLISYFPTSEPQTSTKHQIWEFAHDFYPGEIPDKKYLENMVSFSWTLIHEWIFSSIAADIENQETLDSLVKYFDWEQDRVIAWLDRFCCFLYQQDQSIFEEHYLLPNQCGKLMQKDDLKKDENIPEELKEALEMLTSDYWNDFLLDKRFINAETLFHKQEEIKTIKDIAREIDEALESWEREDKVGDPKFTRIITKLLEWSNHYPDPYIEDIFRYFYKNRANLLLKTVNDPEVSTGIFKILNHQDKLSALSRLAENPEVSEQDLEYFAQNSQQFKAFQVFREEMSGTEFESFNRLVKEVTLEEVTELIESKEKLSVVNLLQDAAEMGNDSSLVFALHELGIYEAVVNLFAPPKKVQSSDPFSFIQIQDVSPVSISYYKQNLAEIGWEGEEFLYHRLVEKFGEDRVHWLNQQGEQRQPYDFVILDEQGAESLYIDAKTTVTDESQCDRIPLYVSRAEWHCSERTDHYYLARIFGLRTAHPKIKFLQVVRLLQ
- a CDS encoding type II toxin-antitoxin system VapC family toxin, producing MKYLYDTNIFIDYLGEEPAVLPIFSEAFLSQHEVIIASIVRIELLSFPELSNEEETVIADLLMQFEQVPLLPEIEDRTIQLRRHQRLKLPDALIAATALHCSACVMTRNVDDFKRVPELTLCNPFDRVNESNDTD
- a CDS encoding Uma2 family endonuclease gives rise to the protein MASTTLAPIQEQVSPENRIILRNVSWSTYQALMTDVGEDRGWRIAYQEGVLELRMPLQQHEVPNRLIARFIHSIADELEIEVMDVGSLLLEREDLSRAIEPDTCFYIQNEALVRNKIIQLPNDPPPDLAIESDYTRSSLNKFTIYAALGVPELWRYTKETLQVYQLIEGEYKRSDKSLAFPFLPLDEIPGFIEQSKEVGQRLAVRSFRERIREILESQST
- a CDS encoding MBL fold metallo-hydrolase, whose protein sequence is MASSYRGNPKDRNLSPKQPKVILENRFAFPPNRETLGATSYFIVGNSGNILIDCPAWNQTNQDFLRHHGGVQFLFLTHRGAIAKVREIQQTFNCQIIIQEQEAYLLPKLSVTPFQYQFTFSDLQIQALWTPGHSPGSSCLYDPSLGGILFTGRHLLPNSQGHPTPLRTSKTFHWKRQLASVQQVLETFKDKPLEYLCPGANTGLLRGQGVIQQAYHHLKQLDLETSL